One segment of Sesamum indicum cultivar Zhongzhi No. 13 linkage group LG4, S_indicum_v1.0, whole genome shotgun sequence DNA contains the following:
- the LOC105160925 gene encoding uncharacterized protein LOC105160925, whose protein sequence is MSTLQQTNDVDLESASSNNGGTANSGGGSCHRQVAAVSEGGGQHLPDESEIVQEAEVHGDNKEKHERKESSVSECSVEIVDLEAGPPDTKLHLATTERDCRICHLSMDAANPDCGFPIELGCSCKDDLAAAHKQCAEAWFKIKGNKTCEICGSIAQNVVGVNEAESREEWNETSDADGPAATMSAPVSESRNFWQGHRFLNFLLACMVFAFVISWLFHFNVPG, encoded by the exons ATGTCGACTTTGCAGCAGACCAATGATGTTGATTTAGAGTCAGCAAGTAGTAACAATGGTGGTACTGCTAACAGCGGTGGCGGAAGCTGTCACCGCCAAGTGGCCGCCGTGAGTGAAGGTGGCGGACAGCACTTACCGGATGAAAGTGAGATTGTTCAAGAGGCGGAAGTTCATGGTGATAATAAAGAGAAGCATGAGAGGAAGGAATCCAGTGTTTCAGAGTGTTCGGTGGAGATTGTGGATCTGGAAGCTGGGCCACCTGACACCAAGCTACATTTGGCTACAACCGAGAGGGACTGTAGGATTTGCCATCTGAGCATGGATGCAGCCAATCCGGACTGTGGGTTCCCTATTGAACTGGGCTGTTCTTGTAAAGACGATTTGGCTGCTGCCCACAAACAATGTGCTGAGGCTTGGTTCAAGATCAAGGGAAACAA GACCTGCGAGATATGTGGATCCATTGCACAAAACGTGGTCGGTGTAAATGAGGCCGAGTCGAGAGAGGAGTGGAACGAGACGAGCGATGCTGATGGCCCAGCCGCGACTATGTCGGCACCCGTGTCGGAGTCGCGAAACTTCTGGCAAGGCCATCGGTTCCTCAACTTTTTGTTAGCTTGTATGGTGTTTGCATTTGTCATCTCGTGGCTTTTTCACTTCAACGTACCCGGGTGA
- the LOC105160989 gene encoding uncharacterized protein LOC105160989 — MRTLCPNLVRDDVLETVLEVPVPEEIFVSGKHKSWRSIKSWLTRPHIEKGSVSAGRDVEIQFLLGVIGAPLIPLPVRCDRTVNDHNIKGHPIESSMAKYIVQQYIAASGGEHALNSIDSMCAMGKVRMAASEFVAGDNLSLSNNTKLRTRKHGRPGELGGFVLWQKSPDMWNLELMVSGCKMSAGSNGKVAWRQTPWQHSHASRGPPRPLRRSLQGLDPKSTANLFCNSVCIGEKTVNDEDCFVLKLEANPSTLRARSSSNVEIIRHTICGCFSQRTGLLIQLEDSHLLRIKSPGGNVLWETTMESSIQDYRTINGVNIAHAGTTTVSLFRFGENSKTFDTRSRMEEEWSVEEVDFNIKGLSREFFLPPADLRKEDEECGVVANGGVVKSGGLRHKISGNSCRISSAKVVAIDEESLELFETYEEL, encoded by the exons ATGAGGACGCTGTGCCCGAATCTCGTGAGAGACGACGTGCTTGAGACGGTGCTGGAGGTGCCCGTCCCCGAAGAAATATTCGTCTCCGGCAAGCACAAGTCATGGCGGAGCATCAAGTCTTGGCTCACGAGGCCGCACATCGAGAAGGGTTCCGTTTCGGCTGGGCGTGACGTCGAGATTCAGTTCTTGCTCGGAGTGATTGGAGCCCCTTTGATCCCTCTTCCCGTCCGATGTGATCGGACCGTTAATGATCACAACATCAAAGGCCATCCCATT GAGAGTTCAATGGCCAAATACATCGTGCAACAGTACATAGCAGCTTCCGGAGGAGAGCACGCTTTGAACTCTATCGACAGCATGTGCGCAATGGGGAAGGTGAGAATGGCAGCATCAGAGTTCGTGGCTGGAGACAACTTGAGTCTCAGCAATAACACTAAGTTGAGAACGAGAAAACACGGCCGGCCGGGGGAATTAGGAGGATTCGTGCTGTGGCAGAAGAGCCCTGATATGTGGAATTTGGAGCTGATGGTTTCAGGTTGTAAAATGAGTGCCGGCAGTAATGGTAAAGTGGCTTGGCGACAAACTCCATGGCAGCATTCTCATGCATCTCGGGGTCCGCCAAGGCCTCTTCGTCGATCCTTGCAG GGGCTCGATCCAAAGTCGACAGCCAACTTATTTTGCAACTCCGTTTGCATTGGCGAGAAGACAGTCAACGACGAAGACTGCTTCGTGCTAAAGCTCGAGGCCAATCCCTCCACCCTGAGGGCAAGAAGCAGCAGCAACGTGGAGATAATAAGGCACACTATCTGCGGCTGTTTCAGCCAAAGAACAGGCCTACTAATCCAACTAGAAGACTCCCACTTGCTGAGAATAAAGTCGCCTGGAGGAAACGTCTTGTGGGAGACGACGATGGAGTCGTCTATTCAAGACTACAGAACGATAAACGGTGTTAACATCGCTCATGCAGGAACGACCACCGTCTCGTTGTTTAGGTTTGGGGAGAATTCAAAAACGTTCGATACAAGATCAAGAATGGAAGAGGAGTGGAGTGTTGAGGAAGTGGACTTCAACATCAAAGGGCTCTCGAGAGAGTTTTTCTTGCCTCCGGCCGACTTGAGGAAGGAAGACGAAGAATGCGGTGTGGTTGCTAATGGTGGGGTTGTGAAGAGTGGGGGGCTGCGGCACAAGATTTCCGGCAATTCTTGCAGGATTAGTTCTGCAAAAGTGGTAGCTATTGATGAAGAAAGCTTGGAACTCTTTGAGACATATGAAGAGTTGTAG
- the LOC105160926 gene encoding 17.6 kDa class I heat shock protein-like — translation MALIPSFFTGRRSNVFDPFSLDLWDPFEGLPFSSAVANLPSSARETTAVANTRIDWKETPEAHVFKADLPGLKKEEVKVEVEDGRVLQISGERTKEQEEKTDTWHRLERSSGKFLRRFRLPENAKMDQVKATMENGVLTVVVPKEEEKRPEVKAIDIAG, via the coding sequence ATGGCTCTGATTCCGAGCTTCTTCACCGGCCGCCGGAGCAACGTTTTCGACCCATTTTCTCTCGATCTCTGGGACCCCTTTGAGGGCTTACCTTTCTCCTCTGCCGTGGCCAACCTCCCTTCCTCCGCCCGGGAAACCACAGCCGTCGCCAACACTCGCATCGACTGGAAGGAGACGCCGGAGGCCCACGTCTTCAAGGCGGATCTTCCGGGCCTGAAGAAGGAGGAAGTGAAAGTGGAAGTGGAGGACGGGAGAGTCCTGCAAATCAGCGGGGAGAGGACGAAGGAACAGGAGGAGAAAACCGACACTTGGCACCGGCTGGAGAGGAGCAGCGGGAAGTTCCTCCGCCGCTTCAGGCTGCCGGAGAATGCGAAGATGGATCAGGTGAAGGCCACGATGGAAAACGGGGTTCTTACGGTTGTCGTGCCCAAGGAGGAAGAGAAGAGGCCTGAGGTTAAGGCAATCGACATCGCAGGTTGA